Proteins from a genomic interval of Streptococcus oralis:
- a CDS encoding ABC transporter permease yields the protein MVKSLKKSKNKGLSFKNKFKLSLSNFMERKWRNLLIAVATSIGFVGVLVSFGLGNALISMIDENTNGGKLPSQVQIALNSSAAGRGFLNQDDKDYIVDTIGKENIKYLESPFGMTMSKISIDGHEVDFSQAMPSYAQVVSLYEDTSISVSSNEKEKVLAGSLYTDVNEQGLTIPMSLLKNWNEQTGNNLTASDVIGKPVSATIVENAAEGSKLAGFQTYIVRVINDEDDAEDSNSFMSSNQMETILKEAEFTKAVSYFILELKDPSRTKTVIEELQKNKKYTVLSQQAVLDIVITFIRVIQGLLIVLSSQAIVVAAVMIGIIIYINIMQRSKEIGVMKAVGYQNRDVKGIFIYEALWIVGIALFIAFIIAQGIGSLANVIVHHFYPSISKVFELNLLSILGTFIFALFLGYISAFFPARKISKMDPVESLRYE from the coding sequence ATGGTGAAGTCGTTGAAGAAGTCAAAAAATAAAGGATTGTCCTTTAAAAACAAATTCAAACTTTCTTTAAGTAACTTTATGGAAAGAAAATGGCGTAACTTACTGATTGCAGTAGCGACCTCGATTGGTTTTGTAGGTGTATTGGTTTCGTTTGGGCTAGGAAATGCCTTGATTTCGATGATTGATGAAAATACCAACGGGGGGAAGCTCCCTTCTCAAGTTCAGATTGCGCTGAATTCTAGTGCTGCTGGCAGAGGTTTTTTGAACCAAGATGATAAGGACTATATCGTGGATACGATTGGGAAAGAAAATATTAAATATCTAGAAAGTCCTTTTGGCATGACCATGTCAAAAATTAGCATAGACGGACACGAAGTAGATTTTAGCCAAGCCATGCCGTCTTATGCTCAAGTCGTGAGTTTGTATGAAGACACAAGTATTTCTGTTAGTAGCAATGAAAAAGAAAAAGTGCTAGCAGGCTCCCTTTATACGGATGTTAACGAACAAGGATTGACGATTCCGATGAGTTTGCTCAAAAATTGGAACGAACAAACAGGAAACAATCTGACGGCTAGTGATGTTATTGGAAAACCAGTATCGGCAACCATTGTAGAAAATGCTGCTGAAGGTAGCAAGTTGGCAGGTTTTCAAACTTATATTGTGCGTGTCATCAATGACGAAGATGATGCAGAGGATAGCAATAGTTTCATGTCTTCCAACCAGATGGAAACGATTTTAAAAGAAGCTGAATTCACAAAGGCTGTATCCTATTTTATTTTGGAGCTTAAAGACCCATCTCGTACGAAAACAGTAATAGAAGAATTGCAGAAAAATAAAAAGTATACAGTTCTTTCTCAACAGGCCGTTCTTGATATTGTGATTACCTTTATTCGTGTCATTCAGGGATTGCTGATTGTACTTTCTTCACAAGCGATTGTGGTGGCAGCAGTTATGATAGGCATCATCATTTATATCAATATCATGCAACGTTCTAAGGAAATCGGTGTCATGAAGGCTGTTGGCTATCAAAATAGAGATGTGAAAGGAATCTTTATCTACGAAGCTCTTTGGATTGTAGGAATTGCCTTGTTTATAGCTTTCATCATTGCTCAAGGGATAGGAAGTCTAGCGAATGTTATTGTTCACCATTTCTATCCATCAATCTCTAAAGTTTTTGAATTAAATCTTCTCTCTATTTTAGGGACATTCATTTTTGCTTTGTTTCTTGGCTATATTTCTGCCTTCTTCCCAGCACGTAAGATTAGCAAAATGGATCCAGTGGAATCCTTACGCTATGAGTAG
- the gap gene encoding type I glyceraldehyde-3-phosphate dehydrogenase, giving the protein MVVKVGINGFGRIGRLAFRRIQNVEGVEVTRINDLTDPVMLAHLLKYDTTQGRFDGTVEVKEGGFEVNGKFVKVSAERDPEQIDWANDGVEIVLEATGFFATKAAAEKHLHAGGAKKVVITAPGGSDVKTVVFNTNHDILDGTETVISGASCTTNCLAPMAKALHDNFGIVEGLMTTIHGYTGDQMVLDGPHRKGDLRRARAAAANIVPNSTGAAKAIGLVIPELNGKLDGAAQRVPVPTGSVTELVAVLDKNVTVDEVNAAMKAASNESYGYTEDPIVSSDIVGMSFGSLFDATQTKVLDVDGKQLVKVVSWYDNEMSYTSQLVRTLEYFAKIAK; this is encoded by the coding sequence ATGGTAGTTAAAGTTGGTATTAACGGTTTCGGACGTATCGGTCGTCTTGCTTTCCGCCGTATCCAAAACGTAGAAGGTGTTGAAGTTACTCGCATCAACGACCTTACAGATCCAGTGATGCTTGCACACTTGTTGAAATACGATACAACTCAAGGTCGTTTTGACGGTACTGTAGAAGTTAAAGAAGGCGGATTTGAAGTTAACGGTAAATTCGTTAAAGTTTCTGCTGAACGTGATCCAGAACAAATCGACTGGGCTAACGACGGTGTAGAAATCGTTCTTGAAGCAACTGGTTTCTTTGCTACTAAAGCAGCTGCTGAAAAACACTTGCACGCTGGTGGTGCTAAGAAAGTTGTTATCACTGCTCCTGGTGGATCAGATGTTAAAACAGTTGTATTTAACACTAACCATGACATTCTTGATGGTACTGAAACAGTTATCTCAGGTGCTTCATGTACTACAAACTGTTTGGCTCCAATGGCTAAAGCTCTTCATGACAACTTCGGTATCGTTGAAGGTTTGATGACTACTATCCACGGTTACACTGGTGACCAAATGGTTCTTGATGGACCACACCGTAAAGGTGACCTTCGCCGTGCTCGTGCTGCTGCAGCTAACATCGTTCCTAACTCAACTGGTGCTGCTAAAGCAATCGGTTTGGTTATCCCTGAATTGAACGGTAAATTGGACGGAGCTGCTCAACGTGTTCCTGTTCCAACAGGTTCTGTAACTGAATTGGTAGCAGTTCTTGATAAGAACGTTACTGTTGATGAAGTAAACGCAGCTATGAAAGCAGCTTCTAACGAATCATACGGTTACACTGAAGATCCAATCGTATCTTCTGATATCGTAGGTATGTCATTCGGTTCATTGTTTGACGCAACTCAAACTAAAGTTCTTGACGTTGACGGTAAACAATTGGTTAAAGTTGTTTCATGGTATGACAACGAAATGTCTTACACTTCACAACTTGTTCGTACTCTTGAATACTTTGCAAAAATCGCTAAATAA
- a CDS encoding RluA family pseudouridine synthase, giving the protein MQFIFTLPESLPQMTVKQFLEEQLLIPRKIRHFLRTKKNILINHEEVHWNEMVKPGDICQLTFDEEDYPKKEILWGNPDLVQEVYQDQHLIVVNKPEGMKTHGNQPNEIALLNHISAYVGQTCYVVHRLDMETSGLVLFAKNPFILPILNRLLEKKEIAREYWALVEGRVESKELVFQDKIGRDRHDRRKRVVDPKNGQYAETHISRLKQFPNKTSLVRCKLKTGRTHQIRVHLSHHKHPILGDPLYNSKSKTSRLMLHAFRLSFTHPLTLEKLSFTVLSDTFEKELKKNG; this is encoded by the coding sequence ATGCAATTCATATTTACATTACCCGAATCCCTGCCTCAAATGACGGTCAAACAATTTCTAGAGGAACAACTCCTCATCCCTAGAAAAATCCGTCACTTTTTGAGAACCAAGAAGAACATCTTAATTAACCACGAAGAAGTTCACTGGAACGAGATGGTGAAACCAGGGGATATTTGCCAATTGACTTTTGACGAGGAAGATTATCCCAAAAAGGAAATACTTTGGGGAAATCCAGACCTCGTTCAAGAAGTTTATCAGGACCAACATCTTATTGTCGTCAACAAACCTGAGGGTATGAAAACTCACGGTAATCAACCAAACGAAATCGCCCTTCTCAATCATATCTCTGCCTACGTTGGACAAACTTGCTATGTCGTTCATCGTCTAGATATGGAAACCAGCGGGCTAGTGCTTTTTGCTAAGAACCCTTTTATTCTTCCCATTCTTAATCGCTTGTTGGAGAAAAAAGAAATTGCTCGCGAGTACTGGGCACTCGTAGAAGGACGAGTGGAGAGTAAAGAACTTGTCTTTCAAGATAAAATCGGGCGTGATCGTCATGATCGCAGAAAACGAGTAGTAGATCCCAAAAATGGGCAATACGCTGAAACACATATCAGTCGATTAAAGCAATTCCCAAATAAGACTTCTCTGGTTCGTTGCAAGCTAAAGACCGGTCGAACGCATCAGATTCGTGTTCACCTCTCTCATCACAAGCATCCTATCTTGGGCGACCCTCTCTATAATAGTAAATCAAAAACAAGTCGGCTTATGCTTCATGCCTTTCGCCTTTCTTTTACCCATCCACTCACCTTAGAAAAATTGAGTTTCACTGTTCTATCGGATACTTTTGAAAAAGAATTAAAAAAGAATGGATGA
- the pbp2a gene encoding penicillin-binding protein PBP2A produces MKLDKLFEKFLSLFKKETNESAESDSTSMRRSRSDRKKLSQVGAIRKFWRRYHLTKIVIILGLSAGLLVGTYLFAIAKSTNVNDLQNALKTRTLIFDREEKEAGALSGQKGTYVELADISKDLQNAVVATEDRSFYKNDGINYGRFFLAILTAGRSGGGSTITQQLAKNAYLSQDQTVERKAKEFFLALELTKKYSKEQILTMYLNNAYFGNGVWGVEDASKKYFGVSASQLTLDQAATLAGMLKGPELYNPLNSVETSTNRRDTVLQNMVAAGYIDKNQETEAAGTDMASQLQDKYEGKVSDYRYPSYFDAVVNEAVSKYNLTEEEIVNNGYRIYTELDQNYQANMQVVYENTSLFPKAEDGTHAESGSVALEPKTGGVRSVVGRVAGDDKPGFRNFNYATQSKRSPGSTIKPLVVYTPAVEAGWALNKQLDNHTMQYDSYQVDNYAGIKTSPEVPMYQALAESLNLPAVATVNALGIDKAFDAGERFGLNMENVDRVLGVALGGGVETNPLQMAQAYATFANEGLMPEAHFITRIENASGQVIKSHKNSQKRVIDKSVADKMTSMMLGTFTNGTGISSSPTDYVMAGKTGTTEAAFNSVYTSDQWVIGYTPDVVITHWLGFPTTDENHYLAGSTSNGAAHVFRSMANTILPYTPGSTFTVENAYKQNGIEPENTKKQAIENEANQSEDPIADIRSRAQNLVDEAGRAISEAKIKEKAQTIWDSFLNLFR; encoded by the coding sequence ATGAAATTAGATAAATTATTTGAGAAGTTTCTTTCTCTCTTTAAAAAAGAAACGAATGAATCGGCGGAGTCGGATTCTACTAGTATGCGTCGTTCTCGGAGCGATAGAAAAAAATTGTCACAAGTAGGGGCAATTCGGAAATTTTGGCGTCGCTATCATCTGACAAAGATTGTCATCATTTTAGGGTTAAGTGCAGGTTTGCTAGTAGGGACCTACCTATTTGCGATAGCCAAGTCTACCAATGTCAATGACTTACAAAATGCCCTAAAAACCCGAACTCTGATTTTTGACCGCGAAGAAAAAGAGGCAGGAGCCCTATCCGGTCAAAAGGGGACCTATGTTGAGCTGGCAGATATCAGCAAAGACTTGCAGAATGCTGTTGTCGCGACAGAGGACCGTTCCTTCTATAAAAATGATGGGATTAACTACGGTCGTTTCTTTCTAGCCATCCTTACAGCAGGTCGTTCTGGAGGGGGGTCTACCATCACTCAACAGTTGGCGAAAAATGCCTATCTTTCCCAGGACCAGACCGTTGAACGGAAGGCCAAGGAGTTTTTCCTTGCCTTAGAGTTGACAAAGAAATACAGCAAGGAGCAAATCCTTACTATGTACCTCAATAACGCCTACTTTGGAAATGGGGTATGGGGTGTTGAAGATGCGAGTAAGAAATATTTCGGTGTATCGGCTTCACAACTAACGCTTGATCAGGCGGCCACTCTAGCAGGGATGCTCAAGGGACCAGAATTGTATAATCCATTAAATTCTGTTGAAACTTCAACCAATCGTAGGGATACTGTTTTGCAAAATATGGTTGCAGCGGGTTATATTGATAAAAATCAAGAGACCGAAGCAGCTGGAACAGATATGGCTTCTCAACTGCAAGATAAGTATGAAGGGAAGGTTTCAGATTATCGTTATCCGTCCTATTTTGATGCAGTTGTCAACGAAGCGGTTTCCAAGTACAATCTCACAGAAGAAGAGATTGTCAACAACGGCTATCGAATCTATACAGAACTTGACCAAAACTACCAAGCCAACATGCAGGTTGTTTACGAAAACACCTCACTATTTCCAAAGGCAGAAGACGGAACACACGCCGAATCAGGTAGTGTTGCTTTAGAGCCTAAAACAGGTGGGGTACGTAGCGTTGTTGGCCGCGTAGCTGGCGATGACAAACCAGGCTTCCGTAATTTCAACTATGCCACTCAGTCTAAGCGTAGCCCGGGCTCAACCATTAAACCTTTAGTCGTTTATACACCTGCAGTAGAAGCAGGATGGGCCTTAAACAAGCAACTGGATAATCATACGATGCAGTACGATAGTTATCAAGTGGACAATTATGCGGGCATTAAGACATCTCCAGAAGTACCTATGTATCAGGCTTTGGCTGAATCACTCAATTTACCGGCAGTTGCGACTGTAAATGCATTAGGTATTGACAAAGCTTTTGACGCTGGGGAGAGATTTGGCCTGAATATGGAAAATGTTGATCGAGTTCTTGGAGTCGCTCTCGGTGGAGGCGTAGAGACGAATCCCCTCCAGATGGCGCAAGCCTATGCAACCTTTGCTAATGAAGGTCTGATGCCTGAAGCGCATTTTATCACTCGTATTGAAAATGCCAGTGGCCAGGTCATCAAGAGTCATAAAAATTCCCAAAAACGAGTGATTGATAAGTCGGTAGCCGATAAAATGACCAGCATGATGCTAGGAACATTTACCAATGGTACAGGAATTAGTTCGTCGCCAACAGATTATGTTATGGCTGGAAAGACAGGTACTACTGAGGCTGCTTTTAATTCAGTATATACTAGTGACCAGTGGGTGATTGGCTATACTCCAGATGTGGTAATTACCCACTGGCTCGGTTTCCCGACGACGGATGAAAACCATTATCTGGCAGGTTCGACATCAAATGGAGCAGCCCACGTCTTTAGAAGTATGGCTAATACCATTTTGCCTTACACTCCAGGTAGCACTTTTACAGTTGAGAATGCTTATAAACAAAATGGGATTGAACCAGAAAATACTAAAAAACAAGCTATTGAAAATGAGGCAAACCAGTCGGAGGATCCGATAGCGGATATTCGTAGCCGTGCACAAAATCTTGTAGATGAAGCGGGACGTGCGATTTCAGAAGCTAAGATAAAAGAAAAAGCCCAGACAATATGGGACTCATTCCTTAATCTATTTCGTTAA
- the rpmG gene encoding 50S ribosomal protein L33 → MALKKASLACAVCGSRNYSIKTSGNPKPTRLEVNKFCKHCGKYTTHRETR, encoded by the coding sequence ATGGCACTAAAAAAAGCAAGCCTAGCTTGTGCAGTTTGCGGTTCAAGGAATTACTCAATCAAAACTAGTGGGAACCCCAAGCCAACACGACTAGAAGTAAATAAATTTTGTAAACATTGTGGGAAATATACGACACATAGAGAAACGAGATAG
- the secE gene encoding preprotein translocase subunit SecE, which translates to MGFIKDIFKLLKETTWPTRKESWRDFRSIMEYTAFFVVIIYIFDQLIVSGLIRFINIF; encoded by the coding sequence ATGGGTTTTATTAAGGATATTTTTAAACTTCTTAAAGAAACAACGTGGCCAACTCGCAAGGAAAGCTGGAGAGATTTTCGCTCTATTATGGAATACACAGCCTTCTTTGTGGTCATCATTTACATTTTTGACCAGTTGATTGTTTCAGGTTTGATTCGATTTATTAACATTTTTTAG
- the nusG gene encoding transcription termination/antitermination protein NusG, whose product MDSFDKGWFVLQTYSGYENKVKENLLQRAQTYNMLDNILRVEIPTQTVQVEKNGKKKEIEENRFPGYVLVEMVMTDEAWFVVRNTPNVTGFVGSHGNRSKPTPLLEQEIRDILVSMGQTVQEFDIDVEVGQTVRIIDGAFADYTGKITEIDNNKVKMIISMFGNDTIAEVNLNQIAEL is encoded by the coding sequence ATGGATAGTTTTGACAAAGGATGGTTTGTTCTACAAACTTATTCTGGCTATGAAAATAAGGTAAAAGAAAATCTATTGCAACGTGCACAAACGTATAACATGTTGGATAATATTCTACGTGTTGAGATTCCAACACAAACTGTGCAAGTTGAGAAAAATGGAAAGAAAAAAGAAATTGAAGAGAATCGCTTTCCAGGTTATGTCCTTGTAGAAATGGTCATGACAGATGAAGCATGGTTCGTCGTTCGAAATACACCAAACGTAACAGGATTCGTCGGATCCCACGGTAACAGATCAAAACCAACTCCGCTATTGGAACAAGAAATCCGTGATATTCTGGTTTCAATGGGACAAACTGTTCAAGAGTTTGATATTGACGTTGAAGTTGGTCAGACTGTCCGCATCATTGATGGCGCTTTTGCAGACTACACAGGTAAAATTACCGAAATTGATAACAATAAAGTGAAGATGATTATCTCTATGTTTGGTAATGATACGATTGCAGAAGTAAACCTAAACCAAATTGCAGAATTATAA
- a CDS encoding PolC-type DNA polymerase III, translating to MSSKFEILMNQIGVSDQLRQDPTLVNASIERVVVHKISKIWEFHFVFSNILPIEIFLELKKGLREEFSKTGNQAVFEIRALSQEFSNELLQAYYKEAFSEGPCASQGFKSLYQNLQVRAEGNQLFIEGSEVIDKEHFKKNHLPNLTKQLEKFGFPAFVCQIEKNDALTQEQEEAFHTENEQIVQAANEEALRAMEQLEQMAPPPVEEKSAFDFQAKKAAAKPKLDKAEVIQMIDVTTEENRLVFEGVVFDVEHKVTRTGRVLINFKMTDYTSSFSMQKWVKNEEEAQKFDIIKKNSWLRVRGNVEMNNFTRDLTMNVQDVQEVVHYERKDLMPEGERRVEFHAHTNMSTMDALPEVEEIIATAAKWGHKAVAITDHGNVQSFPHGYKAAKKAGIQLIYGMEANIVEDRVPIVYNEAEMDLSEATYVVFDVETTGLSAIYNDLIQVAASKMYKGNVIAEFDEFINPGYPLSAFTTELTGITDDHVKNAKPLEQVLQEFQKFCKDTVLVAHNATFDVGFMNANYERHGLPKISQPVVDTLEFARNLYPEYKRHGLGPLTKRFGVALDHHHMANYDAEATGRLLFIFIKDVAEKHGVTDLARLNIDLISPDSYKKARIKHATIYVKNQVGLKNIFKLVSLSNTKYFEGVPRIPRTVLDAHREGLILGTACSEGEVFDAVVSKGVDAAVEVAKYYDFIEVMPPAIYAPLIAKEQVKDMEELQTIIKSLIEVGDRLGKPVLATGNVHYIEPEEEIYREIIVRSLGQGAMINRTIGHGEHAQPAPLPKAHFRTTNEMLDEFAFLGEEMARKLVIENTNALAETFEPVEVVKGDLYTPFIDKAEETVAELTYKKAFEIYGNPLPDIVDLRIEKELTSILGNGFAVIYLASQMLVQRSNERGYLVGSRGSVGSSFVATMIGITEVNPLSPHYVCGQCQYSEFITDGSYGSGFDMPNKDCPNCGHKLSKNGQDIPFETFLGFDGDKVPDIDLNFSGEDQPSAHLDVRDIFGEEYAFRAGTVGTVAAKTAYGFVKGYERDYGKFYRDAEVERLAQGAAGVKRTTGQHPGGIVVIPNYMDVYDFTPVQYPADDVTAEWQTTHFNFHDIDENVLKLDVLGHDDPTMIRKLQDLSGIDPNEIPMDDEGVMALFSGTEVLGVTPEQIGTPTGMLGIPEFGTNFVRGMVDETHPTTFAELLQLSGLSHGTDVWLGNAQDLIKQGIADLSTVIGCRDDIMVYLMHAGLEPKMAFTIMERVRKGMWLKISEEERNGYIEAMKANKVPEWYIESCGKIKYMFPKAHAAAYVMMALRVAYFKVHHPIYYYCAYFSIRAKAFDIKTMGAGLDAIKRRMEEIAEKRKNNEASNVEIDLYTTLEIVNEMWERGFKFGKLDLYRSDATEFIIDGDTLIPPFVAMDGLGENVAKQLVRARKEGEFLSKTELRKRGGLSSTLVEKMDEMGILGNMPEDNQLSLFDEFF from the coding sequence ATGTCAAGTAAGTTTGAAATTTTAATGAATCAAATAGGAGTCTCTGATCAATTGAGACAGGATCCTACACTTGTTAATGCAAGTATTGAGCGTGTTGTGGTTCATAAAATTAGTAAGATTTGGGAATTTCATTTTGTATTTTCTAATATTTTACCGATTGAAATCTTTTTAGAGTTAAAGAAAGGGCTTCGTGAAGAATTTTCTAAGACAGGGAATCAAGCTGTTTTCGAAATCAGGGCTCTCTCTCAAGAATTTTCAAATGAACTCTTGCAGGCCTACTATAAGGAGGCTTTTTCTGAAGGTCCATGTGCTAGCCAAGGGTTTAAGTCTCTTTATCAGAATTTACAAGTTCGTGCAGAGGGAAATCAGCTCTTTATTGAAGGTTCAGAGGTGATTGATAAGGAACACTTTAAGAAAAATCATCTTCCTAATTTAACAAAGCAACTTGAAAAATTTGGTTTTCCAGCTTTTGTCTGCCAAATCGAAAAGAATGATGCTCTTACGCAGGAGCAGGAGGAAGCCTTCCATACGGAGAATGAACAAATCGTTCAAGCTGCCAATGAAGAGGCTTTACGGGCTATGGAGCAACTAGAACAAATGGCTCCTCCTCCAGTAGAAGAGAAATCGGCCTTTGATTTCCAGGCTAAAAAGGCTGCAGCAAAACCAAAATTGGATAAGGCTGAAGTTATCCAGATGATTGATGTGACGACTGAGGAAAATCGTTTGGTCTTTGAAGGGGTCGTTTTTGATGTGGAGCATAAGGTGACCAGAACTGGTCGCGTTTTGATTAACTTTAAAATGACGGACTACACTTCAAGTTTTTCAATGCAAAAATGGGTTAAGAATGAAGAAGAGGCTCAGAAGTTTGACATCATTAAGAAAAATTCCTGGCTTCGTGTTCGTGGGAATGTAGAGATGAATAACTTCACACGCGATTTGACTATGAACGTGCAGGATGTGCAGGAAGTTGTTCACTATGAGCGGAAGGATTTAATGCCAGAAGGTGAGCGTCGGGTTGAGTTTCATGCTCATACTAATATGTCGACCATGGATGCTCTGCCAGAAGTAGAGGAAATCATTGCGACAGCTGCAAAGTGGGGACACAAGGCGGTTGCCATCACGGACCATGGAAACGTTCAGTCTTTCCCACATGGCTACAAGGCAGCTAAGAAAGCTGGAATTCAGCTGATCTATGGAATGGAAGCCAATATCGTTGAAGACCGTGTTCCTATCGTTTACAACGAAGCGGAGATGGACTTGTCAGAAGCAACCTACGTGGTTTTTGACGTGGAAACGACGGGACTTTCAGCCATCTATAATGACTTAATTCAGGTTGCGGCTTCTAAGATGTACAAGGGAAATGTTATTGCTGAATTTGACGAATTTATCAATCCTGGATATCCCTTGTCAGCCTTTACTACCGAGTTGACTGGTATTACAGATGACCATGTCAAAAATGCCAAGCCACTAGAACAAGTTTTGCAAGAATTCCAGAAATTCTGCAAGGATACGGTTCTAGTTGCCCACAATGCTACCTTTGACGTTGGCTTTATGAATGCCAACTATGAGCGTCATGGTCTGCCTAAGATTAGCCAGCCAGTTGTTGATACGCTGGAGTTTGCTAGAAACCTCTATCCTGAGTATAAACGTCATGGTTTAGGACCTTTGACCAAGCGTTTTGGTGTGGCACTGGACCACCACCACATGGCCAACTACGATGCGGAAGCTACTGGTCGTTTGCTCTTTATCTTTATCAAGGATGTAGCAGAAAAACATGGTGTGACTGATCTGGCCAGACTGAATATTGATTTGATTAGTCCAGACTCTTATAAAAAAGCTCGGATCAAGCATGCGACCATCTATGTCAAGAATCAAGTAGGTCTAAAAAATATCTTTAAGCTGGTTTCTTTGTCCAATACCAAGTACTTTGAAGGGGTACCACGGATTCCGAGAACGGTTCTAGATGCTCATCGGGAGGGCTTGATTTTAGGAACAGCTTGCTCTGAAGGTGAAGTTTTTGATGCGGTCGTTTCCAAAGGTGTAGATGCGGCGGTTGAGGTGGCCAAGTATTATGACTTTATCGAGGTTATGCCACCAGCTATTTATGCACCATTGATTGCTAAAGAGCAGGTTAAGGATATGGAGGAACTCCAAACTATTATCAAGAGTTTGATAGAGGTCGGGGACCGTCTTGGCAAACCTGTTCTGGCTACGGGTAATGTGCATTATATCGAACCAGAAGAAGAGATTTACCGTGAAATTATCGTCCGTAGTTTGGGACAGGGGGCTATGATTAACCGAACCATTGGTCACGGTGAGCATGCCCAGCCAGCTCCTCTGCCAAAGGCTCATTTTAGAACAACCAATGAGATGTTAGATGAATTTGCCTTTTTGGGCGAGGAAATGGCTCGTAAACTGGTTATTGAAAACACCAATGCCTTGGCAGAAACCTTTGAGCCTGTTGAGGTGGTTAAGGGTGACTTGTACACGCCTTTCATTGACAAGGCGGAAGAAACAGTTGCTGAGCTGACCTATAAGAAGGCCTTTGAGATTTATGGAAATCCGCTGCCAGATATTGTTGATTTGCGGATTGAAAAAGAATTAACATCCATACTGGGGAATGGATTTGCCGTGATTTATCTAGCATCGCAGATGCTGGTGCAACGTTCCAATGAACGGGGCTACTTGGTTGGTTCTCGTGGGTCTGTTGGGTCCAGTTTTGTTGCGACCATGATTGGGATTACGGAGGTTAATCCACTCTCTCCTCATTATGTTTGTGGTCAGTGTCAGTATAGTGAGTTTATCACGGATGGTTCTTACGGTTCAGGTTTTGATATGCCTAATAAGGACTGTCCAAACTGTGGTCATAAACTTAGCAAAAATGGACAGGATATTCCGTTCGAGACCTTCCTTGGTTTTGATGGAGATAAGGTTCCCGATATTGACTTGAACTTCTCGGGAGAAGACCAGCCTAGCGCCCACTTGGATGTGCGTGATATCTTTGGTGAAGAGTATGCCTTCCGTGCAGGAACGGTTGGTACGGTGGCTGCCAAGACCGCTTATGGATTTGTCAAGGGCTATGAGCGGGACTATGGGAAGTTTTATCGTGATGCAGAGGTAGAACGCCTCGCTCAGGGTGCGGCTGGTGTCAAGCGGACAACAGGACAACACCCGGGGGGAATCGTTGTTATTCCGAACTACATGGACGTTTACGATTTTACGCCTGTCCAGTATCCAGCAGATGATGTGACGGCTGAATGGCAGACCACTCACTTTAACTTCCACGATATCGATGAGAATGTCCTCAAACTCGATGTACTGGGACATGATGATCCAACCATGATTCGGAAACTTCAGGATTTGTCTGGTATTGACCCTAATGAAATCCCTATGGATGATGAAGGTGTGATGGCCCTTTTTTCAGGAACTGAAGTACTTGGGGTGACACCTGAGCAAATCGGAACGCCTACGGGTATGCTGGGAATTCCAGAGTTTGGAACTAACTTCGTTCGTGGCATGGTCGATGAAACTCATCCAACAACCTTTGCGGAGTTGCTTCAGCTCTCAGGTCTGTCCCACGGTACCGATGTCTGGTTGGGAAATGCTCAGGATTTGATTAAGCAAGGGATTGCGGATCTATCAACCGTTATCGGCTGTCGGGACGACATCATGGTTTACCTCATGCATGCTGGTCTTGAACCTAAGATGGCTTTTACTATCATGGAACGGGTACGTAAGGGCATGTGGCTAAAGATTTCCGAAGAGGAGCGAAATGGCTACATCGAGGCTATGAAGGCCAATAAGGTGCCAGAGTGGTATATCGAGTCCTGTGGGAAAATCAAGTACATGTTCCCTAAGGCCCATGCGGCCGCCTACGTTATGATGGCCTTGCGTGTGGCCTACTTCAAGGTTCACCATCCGATTTATTACTACTGTGCTTATTTCTCAATCCGAGCCAAGGCCTTTGATATCAAGACCATGGGTGCGGGCTTGGATGCCATCAAACGTAGAATGGAAGAAATCGCTGAAAAACGGAAGAATAATGAAGCCTCTAATGTGGAGATTGACCTCTATACCACTCTTGAGATTGTCAATGAAATGTGGGAACGTGGCTTTAAGTTTGGCAAGTTAGACCTCTATCGTAGTGATGCGACTGAATTCATCATTGACGGAGACACTCTTATCCCACCATTTGTCGCAATGGATGGTCTGGGAGAGAACGTTGCTAAGCAGTTGGTGCGTGCTCGAAAAGAAGGGGAATTCCTCTCTAAAACTGAGTTGCGCAAGCGTGGCGGACTGTCATCAACCTTGGTTGAAAAGATGGATGAAATGGGGATTCTCGGCAATATGCCAGAGGATAACCAGTTGAGTTTGTTTGATGAGTTTTTCTAA